In a genomic window of Tissierella sp. Yu-01:
- a CDS encoding DUF975 family protein, with protein MWTRAEIKTYAKEFLKKHYWKAFIVCLIFTIITGNHFNRDEDFRVEYNYNIDLNEIDGLEDGRRIPLETAYDGLNFFLGKIGKLPLAFIGTSIFLFAILAFIVIQIFIFPLLEVGKNRFFLKAFEDDVDIKYLFSAFNKDEYWGIVSCMFVTGLYQFFWSLLLIIPGIVKAYEYKFVPYILTKEPHLTAKEAIEKSRFITEDEKWNMFVLDLSFLGWQLLGMLFFGVGGVFVNPYIEATYARLYNVLNGEDDNMDEESDYILE; from the coding sequence ATGTGGACTAGAGCAGAGATTAAAACATATGCAAAGGAATTTTTAAAGAAACATTATTGGAAGGCATTTATAGTGTGCCTTATATTTACTATAATTACAGGTAATCACTTTAATAGAGATGAAGATTTTAGAGTGGAGTACAATTATAATATAGACCTTAATGAGATAGATGGTTTAGAAGATGGAAGGAGAATACCTTTAGAAACTGCGTATGATGGTTTGAATTTTTTCCTTGGAAAGATTGGAAAGTTACCTTTAGCCTTTATAGGTACCAGTATATTTTTATTTGCTATACTTGCATTCATTGTTATACAAATATTTATATTTCCACTCTTAGAGGTAGGGAAAAACAGATTTTTTCTTAAAGCCTTTGAAGATGACGTAGATATAAAATATCTATTTTCAGCATTTAATAAGGATGAATACTGGGGAATAGTTAGCTGTATGTTTGTTACGGGATTGTACCAATTTTTTTGGAGCCTGCTTTTAATCATTCCAGGTATTGTAAAGGCTTATGAGTATAAATTTGTTCCATACATTTTAACCAAAGAACCTCATTTGACAGCAAAAGAAGCAATAGAAAAGAGTAGGTTCATAACTGAAGATGAAAAGTGGAATATGTTTGTTCTGGATTTATCTTTCTTAGGATGGCAACTGTTGGGAATGTTGTTCTTTGGAGTTGGCGGTGTTTTTGTCAATCCGTATATAGAAGCTACCTATGCAAGGTTATATAATGTGCTGAATGGTGAAGATGATAATATGGATGAAGAAAGTGACTATATCTTAGAATAA
- a CDS encoding DUF1801 domain-containing protein — protein MDKDNSPKTIDEYIELQSEDKQKILIEFRKTIKEAIPEATEKISWQMPTFYYLGNVIHFAAQKRHVGLHPGPNAIVVFQEELKEYKTSKGAIQIPYDKAIPSDLIKRIARFSLEENIQRNEEKLAAKGKKKV, from the coding sequence ATGGATAAAGATAATTCACCAAAAACAATAGATGAATATATTGAATTGCAGTCTGAAGATAAACAGAAAATTTTAATAGAGTTTAGAAAAACCATTAAAGAAGCAATTCCGGAAGCAACAGAAAAAATTAGCTGGCAGATGCCTACATTTTACTACCTTGGTAATGTAATCCATTTTGCTGCACAGAAAAGACATGTAGGTCTACATCCAGGACCTAATGCCATAGTGGTATTTCAAGAGGAATTAAAGGAGTACAAAACCTCCAAGGGAGCAATTCAAATACCTTATGATAAAGCAATACCTTCAGATTTAATTAAAAGAATAGCAAGATTTTCTTTAGAAGAAAACATTCAACGAAATGAAGAAAAATTAGCTGCTAAGGGAAAGAAAAAGGTATAG
- a CDS encoding 2Fe-2S iron-sulfur cluster-binding protein codes for MLIKINGKVYNGHDGETLMEVAKRNNINIPSLCYKKGFEGLGRCRLCLVEVNEGKRKKIVSACVYPIRENLEVITKTEDIIKMRKDIILLLLLRSPKNEYIQELAKEYKIVSPERYIQKENDDCILCGLCVTACEKLGTNAISMVNRGITKKVSTPYDDPSKDCIGCGACAEVCPTNAIKLDENNGIRTIWNRDFDLVKCSVCGKYYATEDSLNFIGDKLGSKEDHVCEYCKKKSLASKFKKSFQNIY; via the coding sequence ATGCTTATTAAAATCAATGGCAAAGTTTATAATGGTCATGATGGAGAAACCTTAATGGAAGTTGCCAAACGTAATAATATAAATATTCCTAGTTTATGTTATAAGAAAGGCTTTGAAGGTCTAGGCAGATGTAGATTATGCTTAGTTGAGGTCAATGAAGGAAAAAGAAAAAAAATAGTTTCTGCTTGTGTATATCCTATTAGAGAAAATTTAGAGGTCATTACAAAGACTGAGGATATTATTAAAATGAGGAAGGATATCATACTTCTTCTATTGTTAAGGTCACCTAAAAATGAGTATATACAAGAATTAGCTAAGGAATATAAGATAGTTTCTCCTGAAAGGTATATTCAAAAAGAAAATGATGATTGTATCCTATGTGGCTTATGCGTAACTGCTTGTGAAAAGCTAGGAACTAATGCTATTTCTATGGTTAACAGAGGAATTACAAAGAAGGTCTCCACTCCTTATGATGATCCATCAAAAGACTGTATTGGATGTGGTGCATGTGCAGAAGTTTGTCCTACAAATGCCATAAAATTAGATGAAAACAACGGAATTAGAACTATATGGAACAGGGATTTTGACTTGGTAAAATGCTCAGTATGTGGTAAATATTATGCTACAGAGGATTCCTTAAATTTCATTGGTGATAAACTGGGGTCAAAAGAAGATCACGTATGTGAATACTGTAAGAAAAAATCACTAGCTTCTAAGTTCAAAAAATCCTTCCAAAATATTTATTAA